One genomic window of Roseobacter ponti includes the following:
- a CDS encoding BMP family protein has product MLHTTRTSRRTFLLTSAAAALMVGLTGARRAFAAEPIKTAGIYTVPVEQQWVSRIHKAAVTAQERGDIDYSFSENVSNTDYARVLREYAEAGNTLIIGEVFGAEQEAREVAAEYPEVAFLMGSSFKEDPALPNFAVFDNYIQDASYLSGIIAGSMTESGNIGMVGGFPIPEVNRLMHAFMAGAREMNPDITFQVSFIGSWFDPPKAKETAFAMIENGADILYAERFGVSDAAQEKGILAIGNVIDTQADYPETVVASAIWHFEPTLDKAIAEVQAGTFTAADYGVYSFMKEGGTTLAPLGTFEGKVPQEALDLVAEREAAIRDGSFTVEINDEEPTSSS; this is encoded by the coding sequence ATGTTACATACAACACGGACAAGCCGGCGCACCTTTCTGCTGACTTCTGCTGCTGCGGCACTGATGGTCGGACTGACAGGCGCACGCCGGGCTTTTGCTGCCGAACCCATCAAAACTGCGGGCATTTACACCGTGCCGGTGGAGCAGCAGTGGGTCAGCCGTATCCATAAAGCTGCCGTCACTGCGCAGGAGCGGGGCGACATCGACTATTCCTTTTCTGAAAACGTCTCCAACACGGACTATGCGCGGGTGCTGCGTGAATATGCCGAAGCCGGCAATACGCTGATCATCGGCGAAGTTTTCGGTGCCGAACAGGAAGCGCGCGAAGTGGCCGCCGAATACCCGGAAGTGGCCTTCCTGATGGGATCGAGCTTTAAGGAAGACCCGGCACTGCCGAATTTTGCGGTATTCGACAACTATATTCAGGATGCCTCCTATCTGTCCGGTATCATTGCCGGATCCATGACAGAAAGCGGCAATATCGGCATGGTCGGCGGCTTCCCGATCCCGGAAGTGAACCGGCTGATGCATGCCTTTATGGCGGGCGCGCGCGAGATGAACCCCGACATCACCTTTCAGGTCAGTTTCATCGGCAGCTGGTTTGATCCGCCCAAAGCCAAAGAGACCGCCTTTGCGATGATCGAAAATGGTGCTGACATCCTTTATGCTGAACGCTTCGGTGTGTCGGATGCTGCACAGGAAAAGGGCATCCTGGCCATTGGCAACGTCATCGACACCCAGGCGGATTATCCCGAAACCGTTGTGGCCTCCGCGATCTGGCACTTTGAGCCGACGCTCGACAAAGCCATCGCTGAAGTACAGGCGGGCACTTTCACTGCTGCCGATTACGGCGTCTATTCCTTCATGAAAGAAGGCGGTACCACACTCGCACCGCTGGGCACATTCGAGGGCAAGGTCCCGCAGGAGGCGCTGGATCTGGTCGCCGAACGCGAGGCCGCTATCAGAGACGGCAGCTTCACGGTGGAGATCAACGACGAAGAGCCCACCTCCTCGTCCTGA